Proteins found in one Mucilaginibacter gracilis genomic segment:
- a CDS encoding GH3 auxin-responsive promoter family protein — MTLVNSVVAWFMKKRIHQIELFQKFPNEVQEEWFEQLIASAENTEWGREHNYRNIENVRQFKNQVPIQTYDTLKPYIERMIKGEQNVLWPSEIKWFAKSSGTTNDRSKFIPVSEESLEECHFKGGKDMLTLFYNNRPDGQIFNGKALTLGGSHQISPLNNATSFGDLSAVIINNLPLWAQIHRTPDISIALMEDFEEKIEKMAWATIDENVTCLSGVPTWNIILCKRILEITGKKNLLEVWPNMELYFHGAVNFTPYREQFKKLIPKSDMYYLETYNASEGFFGLQDLEEPGDMLLMLDYGIYYEFLPIEHLFDDQPDTLTLDEVELDKNYALIISTNAGLWRYQIGDTIRFTCLSPYRIQVTGRTKHFMNAFGEEVIIDNAERALSEACRQTGAIIKEYTAAPIYFSDSECGGHEWIIEFEKRPAEFERFVDLLDETLRQINSDYDAKRFKDIALKRPVVHAAPLDTFFIWMKERGKLGGQHKVPRLANNREYIDSVLRVMKQEYSSLIR; from the coding sequence ATGACACTCGTAAACTCCGTAGTAGCTTGGTTCATGAAAAAGCGTATCCACCAGATAGAGCTTTTTCAAAAATTTCCGAACGAGGTACAGGAGGAGTGGTTTGAACAATTGATAGCCAGTGCCGAAAATACCGAGTGGGGCCGCGAACACAATTACCGCAATATTGAAAATGTAAGGCAGTTTAAAAACCAGGTGCCTATACAAACCTACGATACGCTTAAACCTTACATTGAGCGGATGATAAAGGGCGAGCAAAACGTACTTTGGCCGTCGGAAATTAAGTGGTTTGCCAAATCATCGGGTACTACAAACGACAGGAGCAAGTTTATCCCGGTGAGCGAAGAATCGCTGGAAGAATGCCACTTTAAGGGCGGCAAGGATATGCTTACCCTTTTTTATAATAACCGGCCCGACGGGCAAATATTTAACGGCAAGGCACTTACACTGGGTGGTAGCCATCAAATTAGTCCGTTAAATAATGCTACTTCTTTTGGCGATTTATCGGCAGTAATTATAAACAACCTGCCTTTGTGGGCGCAAATACACCGCACGCCCGATATTTCTATCGCCCTGATGGAAGACTTTGAGGAGAAGATAGAGAAAATGGCCTGGGCCACTATTGACGAAAATGTAACCTGCCTGAGCGGCGTACCTACCTGGAATATTATTTTATGCAAACGCATTCTCGAAATTACGGGCAAAAAAAACCTGCTGGAGGTATGGCCCAATATGGAACTTTACTTTCATGGAGCGGTAAACTTTACGCCTTACCGGGAACAGTTTAAAAAACTGATACCCAAAAGCGATATGTATTACCTGGAAACTTACAATGCATCCGAAGGGTTTTTTGGCCTGCAGGATTTGGAAGAACCCGGCGATATGCTGCTGATGCTGGATTACGGCATTTATTACGAGTTTTTACCGATAGAACATTTGTTTGACGACCAGCCCGATACCTTAACTTTAGATGAGGTTGAACTGGATAAAAACTATGCCCTTATTATAAGCACCAACGCCGGGCTTTGGCGTTACCAAATAGGCGATACCATACGTTTTACCTGCCTATCGCCATACCGTATACAGGTTACCGGCCGTACCAAGCATTTTATGAATGCTTTTGGCGAGGAAGTTATTATTGATAATGCCGAGCGCGCTTTAAGCGAAGCCTGCCGCCAAACCGGGGCAATTATTAAAGAGTACACGGCGGCGCCTATCTATTTTTCGGACAGTGAGTGTGGCGGTCACGAATGGATTATTGAATTTGAAAAGCGCCCCGCCGAGTTTGAACGTTTTGTTGATTTGTTAGACGAAACCCTGAGGCAAATTAACAGTGATTATGACGCCAAGCGTTTTAAAGATATTGCCCTTAAAAGGCCCGTTGTACATGCCGCGCCGTTAGATACCTTTTTTATTTGGATGAAAGAGCGCGGTAAATTAGGCGGGCAACACAAAGTGCCACGCCTGGCCAATAACCGGGAATATATTGATTCGGTTTTGAGGGTGATGAAAC
- the lptB gene encoding LPS export ABC transporter ATP-binding protein encodes MILRADNLVKRYKKRTVVNDVSFNVAQGEIVGLLGPNGAGKTTSFYMIVGLIKPNEGHIYLDDEEITNDAMYRRAQKGIGYLAQEASVFRKLTVEDNIRAILEMGKLNKAEQKDKLEELIDEFSLHKVRKNQGDLLSGGERRRTEIARALAADPKFILLDEPFAGVDPIAVEEIQAIVARLRHRNIGILITDHNVQETLSITDRAYLLFEGRILESGVPEVLAENEMVRKVYLGPNFVLKRKTFAV; translated from the coding sequence ATGATATTACGTGCTGATAATTTAGTTAAGAGATACAAAAAACGCACCGTTGTAAACGATGTATCGTTTAATGTGGCCCAAGGCGAAATAGTGGGTTTGCTTGGCCCTAACGGTGCGGGTAAAACCACATCGTTTTATATGATAGTTGGTTTGATAAAGCCTAACGAGGGCCATATTTATTTGGACGACGAAGAGATAACCAACGATGCCATGTACCGCAGGGCGCAAAAGGGGATAGGTTACCTGGCCCAGGAGGCATCGGTATTTAGGAAATTGACGGTTGAGGATAATATTAGGGCCATTTTGGAGATGGGCAAATTAAACAAGGCCGAGCAAAAAGATAAGCTTGAAGAATTGATAGACGAGTTTAGCCTGCATAAAGTGCGCAAAAACCAGGGCGACCTGCTATCGGGAGGTGAACGCCGCCGTACCGAAATAGCCCGCGCCTTAGCCGCCGACCCTAAATTTATTTTACTGGATGAGCCATTTGCCGGGGTTGACCCTATTGCCGTGGAAGAGATACAGGCTATTGTTGCCAGGTTACGCCACCGTAATATTGGCATTTTAATAACCGACCACAACGTGCAGGAGACACTATCCATAACCGATAGGGCCTATCTGTTGTTTGAAGGCAGGATATTAGAATCGGGCGTGCCCGAAGTTTTGGCCGAGAACGAGATGGTGCGCAAGGTATATCTTGGCCCTAATTTTGTACTGAAACGCAAGACATTCGCTGTTTGA
- the recJ gene encoding single-stranded-DNA-specific exonuclease RecJ, whose amino-acid sequence MQKRWSMKVKPGDEGIKKLSTELNIDEVLSTLLLHRDITSLEEARFFFRPDINYLHDPFLMKDMEKAILRIEQAFVAGEKIMIYGDYDVDGTTSVALVYSFFKNYYAKLDYYIPDRYKEGYGISTQGIDFAKEHGFSLIIALDCGIKSVDKIAYANELGVDFIICDHHTPGSEIPAAVAVLDPKRPDCEYPYKELSGCGIGFKLIQAYAQKNDIPFEQLMSYLELVAISIACDIVHITGENRVLAYFGLLKINSDPCIGVKTLMLAAGRTENYTISDIVFTIGPRINAAGRIDDAKHAVELLIACSDEVAAAKGSIINLKNIERKEHDLNITDEALSMIDRDPAMIARKSTVVFNAEWHKGVIGIVASRLTEKYYRPTIVLTRSNGHVAGSARSVYGFDLYEALCGCSDLLIQFGGHKYAAGLTMTPENVEAFSTRFEQVVNASITDEMLIQEIRIDAELKLKQIDAKFFRILNQFAPFGPENMSPVFITKNVYVSGNASLVGANHIKMTVIQEGSASFDCIAFNMGEYLPKIAKGIPFDICYTIEENVWRDKRSIQLNIKGIR is encoded by the coding sequence ATGCAAAAAAGATGGTCGATGAAGGTGAAGCCCGGTGATGAAGGCATTAAAAAATTATCGACCGAACTAAATATTGATGAAGTTTTAAGTACCCTGCTGTTGCACCGCGATATTACATCGCTGGAGGAAGCCCGGTTTTTTTTTCGCCCGGATATTAATTATCTGCACGATCCTTTTTTAATGAAGGATATGGAGAAGGCCATTTTGCGGATAGAGCAGGCTTTTGTCGCCGGCGAGAAAATTATGATTTACGGCGATTATGATGTTGACGGAACAACATCGGTAGCGTTAGTTTATAGCTTTTTCAAAAACTATTACGCCAAACTGGATTATTATATACCCGACCGTTATAAGGAAGGTTACGGCATATCAACCCAGGGGATTGACTTTGCTAAAGAGCATGGCTTTAGCCTCATTATAGCGCTGGATTGTGGTATAAAATCGGTTGATAAAATTGCCTATGCTAACGAGTTGGGTGTTGATTTTATTATATGCGACCACCATACTCCCGGCAGCGAAATACCCGCCGCCGTTGCCGTGCTTGATCCAAAACGCCCGGATTGTGAATACCCTTACAAAGAACTTTCGGGCTGTGGCATTGGCTTTAAGCTGATACAAGCTTACGCACAAAAAAACGATATTCCGTTTGAGCAATTAATGAGTTACCTTGAATTGGTTGCCATTAGCATTGCCTGCGATATTGTACATATTACAGGCGAAAACCGCGTTTTAGCTTATTTTGGACTGCTGAAAATTAACAGCGACCCTTGCATTGGTGTAAAAACCTTAATGCTTGCCGCAGGCAGAACGGAAAACTATACCATATCAGACATTGTATTTACCATTGGCCCCCGCATTAACGCCGCCGGGCGTATTGATGATGCCAAACATGCTGTAGAACTATTAATAGCTTGCAGCGATGAAGTGGCGGCGGCCAAAGGATCCATTATTAACCTCAAAAACATTGAGCGCAAGGAGCACGACCTGAATATTACCGACGAGGCTTTGAGCATGATTGACCGCGACCCGGCAATGATAGCACGAAAATCGACAGTGGTATTTAATGCTGAATGGCATAAGGGGGTTATCGGTATTGTGGCATCGCGGTTAACCGAAAAATATTATCGCCCAACTATTGTTTTAACTCGCTCAAACGGGCATGTGGCAGGTTCGGCGCGGTCGGTTTACGGGTTTGACCTTTATGAAGCTTTATGCGGATGCAGTGATTTGCTAATACAGTTTGGCGGCCATAAATATGCCGCCGGCCTAACTATGACACCCGAAAACGTAGAGGCTTTTAGCACCCGTTTTGAGCAGGTAGTTAACGCCAGCATTACCGACGAAATGCTGATACAGGAGATACGGATTGATGCCGAACTGAAACTTAAACAAATTGACGCCAAATTTTTTAGGATACTTAACCAGTTTGCGCCCTTTGGGCCCGAGAATATGTCGCCGGTTTTCATCACAAAAAATGTGTATGTTAGCGGTAACGCCAGCCTGGTTGGCGCCAACCATATTAAAATGACCGTTATACAAGAAGGTTCGGCAAGTTTTGATTGTATTGCTTTTAACATGGGCGAATATTTGCCTAAAATTGCCAAAGGTATACCGTTTGATATTTGTTATACCATTGAAGAGAACGTGTGGCGCGATAAACGCAGTATACAACTAAATATAAAGGGGATAAGGTAG
- a CDS encoding MBL fold metallo-hydrolase yields MQIFPLKEGSYSVDATKKFIPFDPNINKVSERPGSLFIHVNPFLVKTDNDLILFDAGLGFKNNQDKLVVHQNIRNAGFEPDDVTLVLMSHLHYDHSGGLVVERNGKWEPSFPDAEHVVQRSEWEFAFQGKSSSYHQSIFEVLQRSANFTFTEGDGELKAGISYQLSGGHCPFHQVFLLEENGEKVFFGGDELPEPEQLLRKFIAKYDYDGRKAMELREIYGKVAAAENRTCLFYHAKKNPVGRVEYENETFRVIPV; encoded by the coding sequence ATGCAAATTTTTCCACTCAAAGAAGGCTCATACTCGGTTGACGCCACAAAAAAGTTTATTCCTTTTGATCCTAACATTAATAAAGTTTCCGAAAGGCCAGGTTCATTATTTATCCACGTAAACCCATTTTTGGTTAAAACCGATAACGACCTCATACTTTTTGATGCCGGCCTGGGCTTTAAAAACAACCAGGATAAGTTAGTGGTGCATCAAAACATACGCAATGCAGGCTTTGAGCCCGATGATGTTACGTTGGTATTAATGTCGCACCTGCATTACGATCATAGCGGCGGCCTGGTTGTTGAACGAAACGGAAAATGGGAGCCCTCGTTCCCGGATGCCGAGCATGTGGTGCAACGCAGCGAATGGGAATTTGCCTTTCAGGGAAAATCATCATCATACCATCAATCTATTTTTGAGGTTCTACAGCGGTCGGCCAATTTCACTTTTACCGAAGGCGACGGCGAGTTAAAAGCAGGCATAAGCTACCAGCTATCAGGAGGGCACTGCCCCTTTCACCAGGTATTTTTATTGGAAGAAAACGGCGAAAAAGTATTTTTTGGCGGCGACGAACTTCCTGAGCCCGAGCAATTGCTCAGAAAGTTTATCGCAAAGTATGATTACGATGGCCGCAAAGCTATGGAGCTACGCGAAATATATGGCAAAGTAGCAGCAGCCGAAAACAGGACATGCCTTTTTTATCATGCTAAAAAAAATCCGGTTGGTAGGGTTGAATACGAAAACGAAACCTTTAGGGTAATACCCGTTTAA
- a CDS encoding response regulator encodes MTINTKAVSILLVDDDEINNFISVKLIKKTLLNTEISTCLNGKFAIEQLVEIQGKNPDSLPDYILLDINMPIMNGWEFLEEYQRLNIDPNGKSKIYIISSSVFNNDINKAKSYSLVKDFISKPLSVDKIKEVLNLAQTN; translated from the coding sequence ATGACTATAAATACTAAAGCTGTAAGTATTCTTTTGGTTGACGATGATGAAATCAATAATTTCATCTCTGTTAAACTGATTAAAAAGACCTTGCTTAATACCGAGATCAGCACATGCTTGAATGGCAAATTTGCAATTGAGCAATTAGTTGAGATACAGGGAAAAAACCCGGATAGCCTTCCGGATTATATTTTGCTGGATATTAACATGCCGATTATGAATGGCTGGGAGTTTTTAGAAGAGTATCAAAGGTTAAATATCGACCCCAACGGAAAGAGCAAGATATATATCATCTCGTCGTCGGTGTTTAATAACGATATTAACAAGGCGAAATCGTACTCGCTTGTTAAAGATTTTATATCAAAACCTTTAAGTGTTGATAAGATAAAAGAGGTACTTAACCTGGCTCAAACCAATTAA
- a CDS encoding antibiotic biosynthesis monooxygenase family protein, whose amino-acid sequence MSNKPLIALTPPTPYYAVIFSSVKNVDDGGYNDMATEMAKLASEQEGFLGVESARNEVGITVSYWKSLEAIKNWKANTRHLVAQKQGREMWYANYKVRICLVEHDYQF is encoded by the coding sequence TTGAGCAATAAGCCATTAATAGCATTAACGCCGCCAACGCCCTATTACGCTGTGATTTTTTCGTCGGTAAAAAATGTGGACGATGGCGGCTATAATGATATGGCTACCGAAATGGCTAAGCTGGCCAGCGAGCAGGAAGGGTTTTTAGGGGTAGAATCGGCACGGAACGAGGTGGGGATAACGGTTTCGTACTGGAAATCGTTGGAGGCGATAAAAAACTGGAAGGCTAATACCAGGCATTTAGTAGCACAAAAGCAGGGCCGCGAAATGTGGTACGCAAATTACAAGGTGAGGATTTGCCTTGTTGAGCACGATTATCAATTTTAA
- the gcvP gene encoding aminomethyl-transferring glycine dehydrogenase has product MKLNIDYQEKFQQRHIAPNEADTAEMLQTVGVKTIDELISQTVPQKIRLKAPLNLPVAKSEFDYLNDLKQTASKNKVFKSYIGQGYYDVILPGVIQRNILENPGWYTQYTPYQAEIAQGRLQALLNFQTMVLDLTGMEIANASLLDEGTAAAEAMFMQYSLRKNQQANIFFVSQELFPQTIDILKTRSQPYGIELQIGDHREVELNEQMFGAIVQYPAGGGAVYNYSSFAADAHAKGIKLTVVADLMSLVLLTPPGEWGADIVVGTSQRFGVPMGFGGPHAAFFATKDEYKRSMPGRIIGVTIDSAGNYALRMALQTREQHIRRDKATSNICTAQALLAIMAGMYAAYHGPKGLKLIAERIHGLTILLSKSLTALGYTQLNDVYFDTLKFELGELAKPIHGQAINNEMNLHYTGTAVTISLDETTSVEDVKTIIRFFAKVKAINVSDIGFDELKADIKTVIPAQLQRTSAYLTHQIFNAYHSEHEMLRYIKSLEAKDLSLCHSMIALGSCTMKLNATTEMVPVTWTEFSKMHPFAPVDQVGGYMEIFDELNKWLSEITGFAAMSLQPNAGAQGEYAGLMVIRAYHMDRGDSHRNIALIPSSAHGTNPASAAMAGMKIVVVKCDDNGNIDVADMRAKAEQYKNNLSCLMVTYPSTHGVFEESIIEICQIIHENGGQVYMDGANMNAQVGLTSPANIGADVCHLNLHKTFCIPHGGGGPGMGPIGVAKHLVPYLPGHAVVDIDNGKAIHAVSSAPWGSASILLISHAYIAMMGPDGLTQATKYAILNANYIKARLEKHFPVLYSGANGRCAHEMILDCRAFKALGIEVTDIAKRLMDYGFHAPTVSFPVAGTLMVEPTESEPKHELDRFCNAMIAIRHEIEDVEKGVIDKTDNPLKNAPHTAAVITGNEWEHPYTRQKAAFPLAYVAAHKFWPSVGRVNDTYGDRTLICTCPPIEEYEFEESAIE; this is encoded by the coding sequence ATGAAATTAAATATCGATTACCAGGAAAAATTTCAGCAAAGACACATCGCTCCAAATGAAGCCGACACCGCCGAAATGCTGCAAACTGTTGGTGTAAAAACCATTGACGAATTGATTAGCCAAACGGTTCCTCAAAAAATCCGTCTTAAAGCTCCGCTAAACTTGCCTGTTGCTAAAAGCGAATTTGATTATCTGAATGATTTAAAGCAAACAGCATCAAAAAATAAGGTTTTTAAAAGCTATATCGGCCAGGGTTATTATGATGTGATATTGCCGGGCGTTATACAACGTAATATTTTAGAAAACCCGGGATGGTACACGCAATACACGCCCTACCAGGCCGAAATTGCACAAGGGCGTTTGCAGGCCTTGCTTAATTTCCAAACGATGGTGTTGGATTTAACCGGGATGGAAATTGCCAACGCTTCGTTGTTAGACGAAGGTACCGCTGCCGCCGAAGCTATGTTTATGCAATACAGCTTACGCAAAAATCAGCAAGCTAACATCTTTTTCGTTTCGCAGGAGTTGTTTCCGCAAACTATCGATATTTTAAAAACACGCTCGCAGCCTTATGGTATTGAGCTGCAAATTGGCGATCACCGTGAGGTTGAACTGAACGAGCAAATGTTTGGTGCCATTGTGCAATACCCTGCCGGGGGCGGTGCCGTCTATAATTACAGCAGTTTTGCTGCCGATGCACACGCTAAAGGCATTAAACTAACCGTTGTTGCCGATTTAATGAGCCTGGTGCTGTTAACTCCGCCGGGTGAGTGGGGTGCCGATATTGTTGTAGGTACCTCGCAGCGGTTTGGTGTGCCAATGGGTTTTGGTGGCCCGCATGCTGCCTTTTTTGCCACTAAAGACGAATATAAACGATCGATGCCGGGGCGTATCATTGGCGTAACTATTGATAGTGCCGGTAACTATGCTTTACGCATGGCGCTGCAAACCCGCGAGCAGCACATCCGCAGGGATAAGGCAACATCAAATATATGTACCGCGCAGGCACTGCTGGCTATTATGGCGGGCATGTATGCCGCGTACCATGGCCCTAAAGGTTTAAAATTAATAGCCGAAAGGATACACGGCTTAACCATACTGTTATCAAAAAGTTTAACTGCTTTAGGTTACACGCAACTGAATGATGTTTATTTTGACACCCTTAAATTTGAATTAGGCGAGTTAGCCAAGCCAATACACGGGCAAGCCATTAATAACGAAATGAACCTGCATTACACAGGCACAGCCGTTACCATTAGCTTAGACGAAACTACATCTGTTGAAGATGTTAAAACCATAATTAGGTTTTTTGCCAAAGTAAAGGCTATTAACGTTAGTGATATTGGTTTTGACGAATTAAAGGCCGATATTAAAACCGTGATACCTGCCCAATTGCAGCGTACATCGGCTTACTTAACTCACCAGATTTTTAATGCGTACCATTCGGAACACGAAATGTTGCGTTATATTAAATCGCTTGAGGCTAAAGATCTGTCGCTTTGCCACTCGATGATAGCTTTGGGTTCGTGTACCATGAAACTGAATGCTACTACCGAAATGGTGCCGGTAACCTGGACCGAGTTTAGCAAAATGCACCCTTTTGCACCTGTTGACCAGGTGGGAGGTTACATGGAGATATTTGACGAGTTGAACAAATGGCTTAGCGAAATAACCGGCTTTGCAGCCATGAGTTTGCAGCCCAATGCGGGTGCGCAAGGCGAGTATGCCGGTTTGATGGTGATACGCGCCTACCACATGGATAGGGGAGACAGTCATCGTAATATTGCTTTGATACCATCGTCGGCACATGGTACTAACCCGGCTTCGGCGGCTATGGCCGGTATGAAAATTGTGGTGGTGAAGTGCGACGATAACGGTAATATTGACGTTGCCGATATGCGGGCCAAGGCCGAGCAGTATAAAAACAACCTCTCGTGCCTGATGGTGACCTATCCATCAACTCATGGTGTGTTTGAAGAATCGATTATCGAGATATGCCAAATCATCCATGAAAATGGGGGTCAGGTTTATATGGATGGTGCTAACATGAATGCGCAGGTTGGGTTAACCAGTCCGGCTAATATTGGTGCCGACGTTTGCCACTTAAACCTGCATAAAACGTTTTGCATACCACACGGCGGCGGTGGCCCTGGCATGGGGCCAATTGGCGTGGCTAAACACCTTGTTCCGTATTTACCGGGGCATGCCGTTGTTGATATTGATAACGGTAAGGCTATACACGCAGTTTCGTCGGCACCATGGGGTTCGGCGTCTATCTTGCTCATCTCGCATGCTTATATTGCCATGATGGGGCCCGATGGTTTAACCCAGGCCACTAAATATGCTATATTAAATGCCAACTATATTAAGGCCCGGTTAGAAAAACACTTCCCTGTACTGTATTCGGGAGCTAATGGCCGTTGTGCGCACGAAATGATATTGGACTGCCGTGCATTTAAAGCCTTAGGTATTGAAGTAACCGATATAGCTAAACGCCTGATGGATTACGGTTTCCATGCGCCAACGGTTTCTTTCCCGGTAGCGGGTACGCTGATGGTTGAGCCAACGGAATCGGAACCGAAACACGAGCTGGATAGGTTTTGCAACGCTATGATAGCCATTCGCCACGAAATTGAGGATGTAGAAAAAGGTGTTATTGATAAAACAGATAACCCATTAAAAAATGCGCCGCACACTGCCGCCGTTATTACGGGTAACGAGTGGGAGCACCCTTATACACGCCAAAAAGCGGCTTTCCCGTTAGCATATGTGGCTGCGCATAAATTTTGGCCATCGGTTGGCCGGGTTAATGATACCTATGGCGACAGAACGCTGATATGTACCTGCCCACCAATTGAGGAATACGAGTTTGAAGAAAGCGCTATTGAATAG
- a CDS encoding pyridoxine 5'-phosphate synthase, with amino-acid sequence MTHLSVNINKIATLRNSRGGNNPDVIKVALDCERFGAEGITVHPRPDERHIRYQDVDDLKKVIKTEFNIEGNPVEDSFMKLVLNNRPAQVTLVPDALGQITSNHGWDTIEHQSYLKEIISEFQLAGIRVSIFVDPIAEMVEAAATTGTNRIELYTEAYASGYHADRLKAIAPYIEAAKVAQQVGLGLNAGHDLDLHNLKYFAQNIEGLQEVSIGHALVCDALYYGLENTIQMYLRQLAV; translated from the coding sequence ATGACTCATCTCTCCGTCAATATCAATAAAATTGCCACTTTGCGTAATTCGCGCGGCGGTAATAACCCCGATGTTATTAAAGTGGCCCTTGACTGCGAACGTTTTGGTGCCGAAGGTATAACAGTACACCCCCGCCCGGATGAGCGCCATATACGCTACCAGGATGTTGACGATCTGAAAAAAGTAATTAAAACCGAATTTAATATTGAAGGTAACCCGGTTGAAGATTCGTTTATGAAACTGGTGCTTAATAACCGCCCTGCGCAGGTAACACTGGTGCCTGATGCCCTCGGCCAAATTACATCTAACCATGGTTGGGATACTATTGAGCATCAATCGTATTTAAAGGAAATTATATCGGAGTTTCAACTGGCGGGCATAAGGGTATCTATTTTTGTTGACCCGATAGCCGAAATGGTTGAGGCCGCCGCCACAACCGGCACCAACCGCATTGAACTTTATACCGAAGCCTACGCCAGTGGCTACCACGCCGACCGTTTAAAAGCTATTGCCCCTTATATAGAAGCCGCCAAAGTTGCACAGCAAGTTGGCCTTGGCCTAAATGCCGGGCACGACCTTGACCTGCACAACCTAAAATACTTTGCCCAAAATATTGAGGGCTTGCAAGAAGTTAGCATTGGCCACGCCCTGGTATGCGATGCCCTTTACTACGGGTTGGAAAACACTATTCAAATGTATTTGAGGCAATTGGCGGTGTGA
- a CDS encoding polysaccharide deacetylase family protein, with amino-acid sequence MIKKLFFLVVILSAIRFAASAQITYRDIKNYKVYYGSAKRNTQDWLIMRKFESQGKTYLLMVEPHSLETKTDEISLYTVTPLTLTEARKYYQATPYVKAIDKAEKNSKSIQDAGIQSGMPKETGITLTADLCPSHRPLDKRIFTDIFEQFQKVERPVPIALSITGIWMKQHPQDLAWLKQMQLKNEIYITWINHSYNHRVSKNLPLKQNFLLESGTDIYYEVTETEKAMLKNGLLPSAFFRFPGLISDEQLVTSITSFGLIPIGTDAWLAKGQQPQAGSIVLIHGNGNEPLGVADFIKLLKSKTKAITNKQWLLYDLRESVGDEFD; translated from the coding sequence ATGATTAAAAAGCTTTTTTTTCTGGTCGTTATTTTGTCCGCCATCCGGTTTGCGGCATCAGCCCAAATAACCTACCGCGATATAAAAAACTACAAGGTATATTACGGTTCGGCCAAACGCAACACGCAGGACTGGCTTATTATGCGCAAGTTTGAAAGCCAGGGCAAAACATACCTGCTTATGGTTGAACCGCATTCGCTGGAAACCAAAACCGACGAGATTTCGCTCTACACCGTTACCCCGCTCACGCTTACCGAGGCCCGTAAATATTACCAGGCAACGCCCTATGTAAAGGCTATTGATAAGGCCGAAAAAAACTCGAAATCGATACAGGATGCCGGTATACAAAGCGGAATGCCTAAAGAAACAGGTATCACCCTAACGGCCGACCTATGCCCCTCGCACCGGCCATTAGATAAACGGATATTTACCGATATTTTTGAGCAATTTCAAAAAGTAGAGCGCCCGGTGCCCATAGCCCTTTCAATTACCGGCATTTGGATGAAACAGCACCCGCAGGATTTGGCCTGGCTTAAACAAATGCAGTTGAAAAACGAGATCTACATCACCTGGATCAATCACTCCTACAATCATCGCGTAAGCAAAAACCTGCCGCTTAAACAAAACTTTTTGCTGGAAAGCGGAACCGATATTTATTACGAAGTTACCGAAACCGAAAAAGCCATGCTTAAAAACGGACTGCTACCGTCGGCGTTTTTCCGCTTTCCGGGATTAATATCCGACGAACAGTTGGTTACCAGCATCACCAGCTTTGGTTTAATACCCATAGGGACCGATGCCTGGCTGGCCAAGGGCCAGCAACCACAAGCCGGCAGCATAGTATTGATACACGGCAACGGTAACGAGCCCCTTGGCGTGGCCGATTTTATTAAACTGCTAAAAAGTAAAACCAAAGCCATTACCAACAAGCAATGGCTTTTGTATGATTTAAGGGAAAGCGTTGGCGATGAATTTGATTAA
- a CDS encoding DNA-deoxyinosine glycosylase encodes MNLIKTAFKPVIDANSQILILGSMPGERSLTEQQYYANKQNAFWKIMSDVYNSGEALTNYHEKTSLLQANKIALWDVFESCERQGSLDANIKNGVVNNFEALFKTHPQIQLVLFNGNASFKAFKKQVQLLNAISYQIMPSTSAAHTMAYQTKLNTWQVALANGYV; translated from the coding sequence ATGAATTTGATTAAAACTGCCTTTAAACCCGTTATTGATGCCAACTCACAAATACTAATTTTAGGCTCCATGCCCGGCGAACGCTCATTAACCGAGCAGCAATACTATGCCAACAAACAAAATGCCTTCTGGAAAATCATGTCCGATGTTTATAATTCGGGCGAGGCATTAACCAATTATCACGAAAAAACAAGCCTGCTGCAAGCCAATAAAATTGCCCTCTGGGATGTTTTTGAAAGCTGCGAACGCCAGGGTAGTTTAGACGCCAACATAAAAAACGGCGTAGTAAACAATTTTGAAGCACTGTTTAAAACCCACCCGCAAATACAACTGGTTTTATTTAACGGAAACGCAAGTTTTAAGGCATTTAAAAAGCAAGTGCAGCTATTAAATGCCATTAGTTACCAAATTATGCCGTCAACCAGTGCGGCGCATACAATGGCTTATCAAACCAAGCTCAATACATGGCAAGTTGCGTTAGCTAATGGTTATGTTTAA